One Simkaniaceae bacterium DNA window includes the following coding sequences:
- the rpsL gene encoding 30S ribosomal protein S12 — MPTVNQLVRFGRSDKVKRKKSPALVSCPQRRGVCLQVKTKTPKKPNSALRKVAWVRLSNGHEVIAYIGGEGHNLQEHSIVLVRGGRVKDLPGVRYHIVRGALDCAAVKDRKQRRSKYGAKRPK, encoded by the coding sequence ATGCCAACGGTCAACCAGCTTGTACGTTTTGGACGTAGCGATAAAGTTAAACGAAAAAAATCACCTGCTCTCGTAAGTTGTCCACAACGTCGAGGAGTCTGTCTTCAAGTCAAGACAAAAACACCTAAAAAACCGAATTCGGCTCTTAGAAAAGTTGCTTGGGTCAGGCTATCTAACGGTCACGAAGTCATCGCTTATATTGGTGGAGAAGGCCATAACCTTCAAGAACACAGCATCGTTCTTGTCCGCGGTGGCCGGGTTAAGGATCTTCCCGGTGTGAGATATCACATTGTGCGAGGGGCTCTTGATTGTGCTGCTGTTAAAGATCGTAAGCAAAGACGTTCTAAATACGGCGCAAAACGCCCTAAGTGA
- the rpsG gene encoding 30S ribosomal protein S7: MSRRHSAEKRKVKPDLKYGNDEVAKFISRVMLHGKKSIAQRIVYNAIEKFSTKINAQDPLEVFLQALENAKPHLEVKSRRIGGATYQVPVEIAPSRRSSIAMKWIITHSRTKVGRSMEEGLALELLDCYNNQGTTIKKKDDTHRMAEANKAFAHYKW, translated from the coding sequence ATGTCAAGAAGGCACAGTGCAGAAAAGCGCAAAGTAAAGCCAGATTTGAAATACGGTAATGATGAAGTTGCAAAATTCATCAGCCGCGTTATGCTTCACGGAAAAAAATCGATTGCTCAGCGCATCGTCTATAATGCAATAGAAAAATTTTCTACAAAAATCAACGCTCAAGATCCACTCGAAGTATTTTTGCAAGCGCTTGAGAATGCAAAACCTCATTTAGAAGTAAAATCTCGCCGGATCGGTGGTGCGACTTATCAGGTTCCTGTAGAAATCGCTCCGAGCCGCCGTTCTTCAATTGCTATGAAATGGATCATTACCCATTCAAGAACAAAAGTCGGCCGAAGCATGGAAGAAGGCTTAGCGCTGGAACTTCTCGATTGTTACAACAATCAAGGAACAACAATTAAAAAGAAAGATGACACCCATCGCATGGCAGAAGCAAACAAAGCTTTTGCTCATTATAAATGGTAA
- the fusA gene encoding elongation factor G has product MPRSEKEQLKNVRNIGIMAHIDAGKTTCTERILYYSGRLHRLGEVHEGAATMDFMEQEKERGITITSAATTVFWKDCKINIIDTPGHVDFTVEVERSLRVLDGSVAVFSAVDGVQPQSETVWRQADKYHVPRIAFINKMDRVGADYFMCIDTMKEKLYANAIAVQCPIGAENEFKGMVDLVAMKAYVFKDETLGAAYDVEEIPADLKEQCESMRARLLEELATVDEEDEDFMMKVLEAPETLTEDEIHAVIRKGVCDNKINPVLCGTAFKNKGIQPLLDAVTRWMPSPIDRGAVKGISMKTDEEISLDPSDDAPLSALAFKVMTDPYVGRLTFVRIYSGTLKKGMPLLNTTKDKRERVSRLLEMHANQRTDKDEFYTGDIAAIIGLKSSTTGDTLCAENAPLILEKMEFPEPVISMAIEPKSKADREKLSLALSSLSEEDPTFRVRTDEDTGQTIIQGMGELHLEIIKDRMLREFKVDANVGKPQVSYKETITSPSKTETKYVKQSGGRGQYAHVCLEIQPNEQGKGNEITSKIVGGSIPKEYIPAVIKGIEDGLSTGVLAGYNLVDVKVDIVFGSYHDVDSNEMAFKICGSMALKDAANKAQPILLEPIMKVSVTTPEDFLGDVMGDINRRRGKIMNQKNVRGVVIFDSEVPLSEMFGYSTQLRSLSSGRATYTMEPSHFEKVPAKLQEEIMKK; this is encoded by the coding sequence ATGCCAAGAAGTGAAAAAGAGCAGCTTAAAAATGTACGCAATATTGGGATTATGGCCCATATTGATGCGGGAAAAACGACTTGTACCGAACGAATCCTCTACTATAGTGGCCGACTTCACCGTTTGGGGGAAGTACATGAAGGGGCTGCAACCATGGACTTCATGGAACAGGAAAAAGAGCGTGGAATCACGATCACTTCTGCTGCAACAACAGTTTTCTGGAAAGATTGCAAAATCAATATCATTGACACTCCCGGGCACGTCGATTTTACGGTTGAAGTAGAGCGCTCACTCCGCGTTCTTGACGGATCCGTTGCCGTATTTAGCGCTGTCGACGGCGTTCAACCTCAGTCTGAAACCGTTTGGCGTCAAGCTGATAAATACCATGTTCCTCGAATCGCCTTTATCAATAAAATGGACCGCGTAGGTGCCGACTACTTTATGTGCATTGACACCATGAAGGAAAAACTCTATGCGAATGCTATTGCCGTTCAATGTCCGATTGGAGCGGAAAATGAATTTAAAGGAATGGTTGATCTCGTCGCAATGAAAGCCTATGTATTCAAAGATGAAACACTGGGCGCTGCATACGATGTAGAGGAAATCCCGGCTGATCTCAAAGAGCAATGCGAATCTATGAGAGCGCGTCTTCTTGAAGAGCTTGCGACAGTCGATGAGGAAGACGAAGACTTCATGATGAAGGTCTTAGAGGCTCCTGAAACGCTGACTGAAGATGAGATCCATGCAGTCATTCGCAAGGGTGTCTGTGACAACAAGATCAACCCGGTTCTTTGTGGTACGGCCTTCAAAAATAAAGGCATTCAGCCTCTATTAGATGCCGTCACTCGTTGGATGCCCTCTCCTATTGATCGCGGAGCCGTCAAAGGAATTAGCATGAAAACGGACGAAGAGATCTCTCTTGATCCCAGTGACGATGCCCCTCTTTCTGCCTTAGCCTTTAAAGTGATGACTGACCCTTATGTTGGTCGTCTGACATTCGTCCGCATTTATTCGGGGACCTTAAAAAAGGGCATGCCCCTTCTCAACACAACAAAAGATAAAAGAGAGCGCGTTTCTCGTCTTCTGGAGATGCATGCGAATCAACGTACGGATAAAGATGAGTTCTATACCGGAGATATCGCGGCCATCATCGGCCTAAAGTCATCAACAACAGGCGATACGCTTTGTGCTGAAAACGCCCCTTTAATTCTTGAAAAAATGGAATTCCCCGAGCCCGTGATCTCTATGGCTATTGAGCCCAAATCTAAAGCCGATCGCGAAAAACTATCCTTAGCTCTTTCCTCTTTATCTGAAGAAGATCCGACATTTAGAGTAAGAACCGATGAGGATACGGGACAAACTATTATTCAAGGGATGGGAGAGCTCCACCTTGAAATCATTAAAGATCGTATGCTACGCGAATTCAAGGTAGATGCTAATGTTGGGAAGCCCCAAGTCTCTTATAAAGAAACAATTACATCCCCCTCTAAAACTGAGACAAAATATGTCAAGCAGTCGGGCGGTCGCGGTCAATACGCTCACGTTTGCCTCGAAATCCAGCCAAATGAGCAAGGAAAGGGAAATGAAATCACAAGTAAAATTGTGGGTGGTTCCATTCCTAAAGAATACATTCCGGCTGTTATTAAAGGGATTGAAGACGGACTCTCAACAGGTGTTCTCGCGGGATATAACCTAGTCGACGTCAAAGTAGACATCGTCTTTGGATCTTATCACGATGTCGACTCTAACGAGATGGCCTTTAAGATTTGCGGATCGATGGCACTTAAGGATGCGGCAAATAAAGCTCAGCCAATCCTTCTTGAGCCTATTATGAAAGTCAGCGTCACAACTCCGGAAGATTTCCTTGGAGATGTCATGGGCGATATCAATCGACGACGCGGAAAAATTATGAATCAAAAAAATGTTCGCGGAGTTGTGATTTTCGACTCTGAAGTTCCTCTTAGTGAAATGTTTGGCTACTCAACGCAACTGCGCTCTTTGAGTTCCGGACGTGCGACATATACAATGGAACCTAGCCACTTTGAAAAAGTGCCCGCGAAATTGCAAGAAGAAATTATGAAAAAATAA
- a CDS encoding class I SAM-dependent methyltransferase, with protein sequence MSYTKLVFVFIMSLNCLMHAGQVYPRPYSSLEKILPYRTTLGTYYSNGIEIERIFNTHKIVKALEVGSFLGTGSTAHIAKLMKSRANAKLYAVDHWLGSYNHQVGGTAYDPILPKLYDQFLSNMVHLGLTKIVVPIRMDSVEASKFLNETFDFIYIDAEHLEEFVYNDLVAWYPHLNLGGVFCGDDWGTCGDVRNAVRRFASENNLEIFTGSNFWRLLKKGEML encoded by the coding sequence ATGAGCTACACGAAATTAGTCTTCGTTTTTATTATGTCTTTAAACTGTTTAATGCATGCCGGCCAGGTTTATCCTAGGCCATATAGTAGTCTTGAAAAAATATTGCCATATAGGACAACTCTAGGGACTTATTATTCCAATGGTATTGAAATTGAGAGAATTTTTAATACGCATAAAATTGTAAAGGCTTTGGAAGTGGGGAGTTTTCTAGGTACTGGATCAACGGCTCACATTGCAAAACTGATGAAATCAAGGGCAAATGCGAAATTGTATGCAGTTGATCATTGGCTCGGTAGTTATAATCATCAAGTGGGTGGTACCGCATATGACCCCATCCTGCCTAAGCTTTATGACCAATTTTTATCAAATATGGTCCATTTAGGACTAACAAAAATTGTTGTTCCCATAAGGATGGATAGTGTTGAAGCCTCTAAATTTTTAAATGAAACATTTGATTTTATATATATTGATGCTGAGCATTTGGAAGAATTTGTATATAATGATCTTGTAGCATGGTATCCACATCTTAACTTAGGTGGTGTCTTTTGTGGAGATGACTGGGGTACATGTGGAGATGTAAGAAATGCTGTAAGAAGATTTGCTAGTGAAAATAATCTTGAAATTTTTACGGGCAGCAATTTTTGGCGTCTTTTGAAAAAGGGTGAAATGCTATAA
- a CDS encoding winged helix-turn-helix domain-containing protein yields the protein MRQHILDYQNSQKLKPENGGSESNLTKTQSEELCNHLQQHVCLYVKDIVVYVKATYQIDYTVSGMTHWLEQHQFFYKKPAVVPGKANREAQEKWIAEYEQLKKGLLSNETICFIGWRSPEDKTYAVCMQNLPFL from the coding sequence GTGCGACAGCACATCCTTGATTATCAAAACTCTCAAAAACTTAAACCGGAAAATGGGGGTTCAGAGAGTAATCTCACAAAAACCCAATCAGAAGAGCTCTGCAATCACCTTCAACAGCATGTTTGTTTGTATGTGAAAGATATTGTTGTCTATGTCAAAGCGACGTATCAAATCGATTACACCGTTTCAGGAATGACGCATTGGCTTGAACAACATCAGTTTTTCTATAAAAAACCAGCTGTTGTCCCCGGTAAGGCCAACCGAGAAGCACAAGAGAAATGGATTGCTGAATATGAGCAGCTAAAAAAGGGCCTGTTATCTAATGAAACCATCTGTTTTATAGGGTGGCGTTCACCCGAGGATAAAACTTATGCCGTGTGTATGCAAAACCTTCCTTTTCTATAA
- a CDS encoding glycosyltransferase family 47 protein, giving the protein MKNWIFLVVSLSCSLFAETFHLGGELKRTFPFAADPAKRGADAPFISGNTYRSIANWCLDETDLPIDTDKVVRGDIIFVKGCILDNFIHHVHPHIKEPYILLSCDADHTNGLDYQMVFVNSENLIVMGSVNCQETGHPKIIPLPLGIPNGSAVGFPKKNQYTDIIAKNLEKTIFCSSNFTIGSHKRREYVYDVITKKQFIKNLLRSSPENYILNIAKSKFCISPRGAGLDCFRIWEALLLNCVPVVETSFLDPLFYQLPVLIIDDYSNLTKELLIEFNRNVIKHKNEFHKEKIYAKYWLDFFLQLQFLVRNGIDHAGFVREFKKQSFNIL; this is encoded by the coding sequence ATGAAAAATTGGATCTTTTTAGTTGTATCTTTAAGTTGCAGTCTCTTTGCAGAAACATTCCATTTGGGGGGTGAGCTTAAGCGCACTTTTCCATTTGCTGCCGATCCCGCAAAAAGAGGTGCAGATGCACCTTTTATAAGTGGTAATACCTACAGAAGTATTGCTAATTGGTGTCTTGATGAAACGGATCTACCAATTGACACAGATAAAGTTGTAAGGGGTGATATTATCTTTGTTAAGGGGTGTATACTCGACAATTTTATACACCATGTTCACCCTCATATAAAGGAGCCTTATATATTGCTATCATGTGATGCCGACCACACGAATGGTTTGGATTATCAAATGGTTTTTGTAAATTCAGAAAATCTTATTGTAATGGGCTCGGTAAATTGTCAAGAAACGGGTCATCCAAAGATAATTCCATTGCCATTAGGAATCCCGAATGGCTCTGCGGTAGGATTTCCTAAAAAAAATCAATACACAGATATAATAGCTAAAAACCTTGAAAAGACAATTTTTTGTTCATCAAATTTTACTATTGGATCTCATAAGCGTCGAGAGTACGTATATGATGTTATTACAAAAAAACAATTTATTAAAAACTTACTGAGGAGTTCTCCTGAAAACTATATTTTGAATATTGCTAAATCAAAGTTTTGTATTTCTCCACGTGGTGCAGGCCTAGATTGCTTTAGGATATGGGAAGCTTTATTACTTAACTGTGTGCCTGTTGTAGAGACATCATTTTTGGATCCGCTTTTTTATCAACTTCCTGTATTAATTATTGATGATTATAGCAATCTGACAAAAGAACTACTCATCGAATTTAATAGGAATGTTATTAAGCACAAAAATGAATTCCATAAGGAAAAAATTTATGCGAAATATTGGCTAGATTTCTTTTTACAACTTCAATTTCTAGTAAGAAATGGAATAGACCATGCTGGATTTGTTCGGGAATTTAAGAAACAATCATTTAATATATTATAA
- a CDS encoding FkbM family methyltransferase translates to MSTIFSYTRMEVESRIQEFRLAKISKVVTFRSILLKIIGVQMKFSGLFCIFPFLCLNIQLSAVSLCHVNKYLPKDAIILEAGAYDGHDTLNFVASFPQGMIYSFEPIPSYFDLVSNKIKDHKNVRLFNCALSSYTGQATFYFSRTNPGASSLLPANKDYKSHYNDVEMTTPCISLEDWVCRYNIDHLDLMWLDMEGVEYHVLSSYPQILEKTSCIILEVNYEEFRENMSLGDQIQELLTQYGFVCTHIEGGKLQNDQVWVKKSLL, encoded by the coding sequence ATGAGTACAATTTTTAGTTACACCCGAATGGAAGTGGAAAGCCGCATTCAGGAATTTCGATTGGCAAAAATTTCAAAAGTGGTTACATTTCGTTCAATTTTGTTGAAAATCATAGGTGTTCAGATGAAGTTTAGTGGTTTGTTTTGTATTTTTCCTTTTCTCTGCTTGAATATACAACTATCTGCAGTATCACTTTGTCATGTAAATAAGTATTTGCCAAAAGATGCTATTATTTTAGAAGCTGGAGCATATGATGGACATGATACTCTTAATTTTGTAGCTAGTTTCCCTCAGGGAATGATTTATTCGTTTGAGCCAATTCCTAGTTATTTTGATCTTGTTAGTAATAAGATAAAGGATCATAAGAATGTACGACTATTCAATTGTGCATTAAGTAGCTATACCGGTCAGGCTACTTTTTATTTTAGCAGAACTAATCCAGGAGCTAGTTCTCTTTTGCCAGCAAATAAGGATTATAAGTCGCATTATAATGATGTTGAAATGACTACTCCGTGTATTTCTCTAGAAGACTGGGTATGTAGATATAATATAGATCATCTAGATCTAATGTGGTTAGACATGGAAGGAGTAGAATATCATGTTTTATCTTCTTATCCTCAAATATTAGAAAAAACCTCATGTATCATTTTGGAAGTAAATTATGAGGAATTCAGAGAAAATATGTCGTTAGGCGATCAAATACAGGAATTATTAACACAGTATGGATTTGTGTGCACTCATATCGAAGGCGGAAAACTACAAAACGATCAGGTGTGGGTGAAAAAATCCTTATTATGA
- the rpsJ gene encoding 30S ribosomal protein S10: MTKQHPNKKIRIKLRGYDQRVLDRSTLDIVETAKRTGARVVGPIPLPSRREIYTVLRSPHVDRKSREQFEMRTHVRVLDILNPTPDTIDKLKVLPVAAGVDINIKA; the protein is encoded by the coding sequence ATGACAAAACAACATCCAAATAAAAAAATACGTATCAAATTGAGGGGCTATGACCAGAGAGTCCTCGATCGCTCAACACTTGATATTGTTGAAACAGCTAAGCGCACAGGTGCAAGAGTTGTAGGCCCTATCCCTTTGCCTTCAAGAAGAGAAATTTACACTGTCTTGAGATCTCCACACGTTGACCGTAAATCACGCGAGCAATTTGAAATGAGAACTCATGTCCGTGTATTAGATATTTTAAATCCAACACCCGATACAATTGACAAACTCAAAGTATTGCCCGTTGCGGCCGGTGTTGATATCAATATCAAAGCCTAA
- a CDS encoding FtsW/RodA/SpoVE family cell cycle protein: protein MIISLMVISSSTAEFKPGEEVYVTREVMGQLRAFLLGLFAYFFFACIDYRKLRSYAWLLYIGMLILLVGLFFTSPIQNVHRWYKLPLIPFTIQPSEFAKLGVIMMLSFFLERHKAKAHRLSVFLQSSLIVFIPFVLILKQPDLGTALVLLPMMYVMFYFGGVNRKIMIALSMIGVVVFGFVISLFSGILSHEELKPAMTKVLKEYQYERLNPNTYHQQAGQTAIALGRMTGSGWHQSEYTAKKWLPFGYSDSVFCVFVEEFGCLGAFLLLGLFFALIYFSFQVTAVAKDDFGRLLSAGIAVYISMHVIINIGMMVGFLPITGVPLVLITCGGSSVLVTMSALGILQSIYSRRYMF from the coding sequence ATGATCATTAGTTTAATGGTGATCTCTTCTTCGACGGCAGAGTTCAAGCCGGGTGAAGAGGTCTATGTTACGCGAGAGGTTATGGGACAGTTGCGCGCCTTTTTATTAGGGCTCTTTGCCTATTTCTTTTTTGCATGTATCGATTACAGAAAATTACGCAGCTATGCTTGGCTCTTATATATTGGAATGCTGATCCTGCTTGTTGGATTGTTTTTTACATCACCGATTCAAAATGTTCATCGTTGGTATAAATTGCCATTGATTCCATTTACAATACAACCGTCTGAATTTGCGAAATTGGGCGTGATCATGATGCTGAGCTTTTTTCTCGAAAGGCACAAAGCAAAGGCCCATCGATTGTCTGTTTTTTTACAATCATCACTCATTGTCTTTATTCCGTTTGTTTTAATCTTAAAACAACCCGACTTAGGAACGGCGCTTGTATTGCTGCCGATGATGTATGTTATGTTTTATTTTGGGGGAGTGAATCGCAAAATAATGATTGCATTATCAATGATTGGTGTGGTTGTATTTGGATTTGTGATTAGCTTGTTTAGTGGCATTCTTTCGCATGAAGAATTGAAACCTGCGATGACTAAAGTCTTAAAAGAATACCAATATGAGAGGCTCAACCCCAATACGTATCACCAGCAGGCCGGTCAAACGGCGATTGCTCTTGGACGAATGACCGGCTCCGGTTGGCATCAAAGTGAGTATACCGCTAAAAAATGGTTGCCATTCGGTTATAGCGATTCGGTCTTTTGCGTTTTTGTTGAGGAATTTGGGTGCTTAGGCGCTTTTTTGCTTTTAGGCTTGTTTTTTGCACTTATTTATTTTAGCTTTCAAGTTACGGCAGTTGCTAAGGATGACTTCGGTCGTTTGCTGTCTGCAGGGATTGCCGTATATATTTCGATGCATGTCATCATTAATATCGGGATGATGGTGGGTTTTTTACCCATTACAGGCGTACCGCTTGTTCTGATTACATGTGGAGGTTCATCTGTTTTAGTGACGATGAGCGCTCTCGGAATATTACAAAGCATTTATTCAAGAAGGTATATGTTTTAG
- a CDS encoding class I SAM-dependent methyltransferase: MDPAVKMRLAHYMLGFILLINMQLYSKEVHYVSKEIVCSKKYKKGAILRRDNLFVNDFLCIHSLIRHFEPSTLFEIGTCTGEGTQIIKNAMRMGAVYSLELPPGESSYDIHSIGEMCKLPYVQVIGNSLNTDYTAYYPIESWFIDGSHDYFHVLHETKEAIKANSKLIIWHDADIFEVFKAIKDGLDLSDDYILYRVPDTRIAFSLNKKIIKFKHFL, translated from the coding sequence ATGGATCCAGCAGTGAAAATGCGATTAGCACATTATATGTTAGGTTTTATACTTCTTATAAATATGCAGCTATATTCAAAAGAAGTTCACTATGTTTCTAAAGAAATTGTCTGTTCTAAGAAATATAAGAAGGGCGCGATTTTAAGAAGGGATAACCTTTTTGTGAATGATTTTTTATGTATTCATTCTCTAATTCGGCACTTTGAACCGAGTACACTTTTTGAAATAGGGACATGTACTGGAGAAGGGACTCAAATTATTAAAAATGCCATGAGAATGGGAGCTGTCTATAGTCTCGAGCTACCTCCTGGAGAGAGTTCTTATGATATTCATTCAATTGGTGAAATGTGCAAACTTCCATATGTACAGGTTATTGGGAATAGTTTAAATACTGATTATACAGCATATTATCCAATCGAGAGTTGGTTTATTGACGGCAGTCATGATTATTTTCATGTGCTTCATGAAACAAAAGAGGCAATTAAAGCAAATTCAAAACTAATTATTTGGCATGATGCTGATATTTTCGAGGTCTTTAAAGCAATAAAAGACGGACTTGATCTGTCAGATGATTATATTTTATATAGAGTTCCAGATACTAGAATAGCATTTTCATTGAACAAGAAAATAATCAAATTCAAGCATTTTCTATGA
- a CDS encoding S41 family peptidase — protein MKRLGMFFFYLSLLVSSAVDCKSLSLKDIHPIAMQMLTFHVEYNELSPLLVRRSFKLYIQQFDPMHTYLLQSEVNDYVNMSDRRAQEIVQRLLNRDYTDFERLNTIMQGSVQRARDIRAKALKTVESKRFQVNEIAVKPTTSYPKSVTELTEANQRLIEMWVLAESKGPHYDYYTDEERLKAFQIWERRQQKHENPYLFCDSSGQSLSLEEEDHYFSEHYLKAFAMSLDPHTMFFSREEVNHMRLSLHKQFKGIGVIIRESGKGPYIADVVKGGPADRSKRIYSGDLLIAIDGDRLEALEFDQILKKLEGKDFTKVVLTLKKPSDPAEYEVVLRREQITMDDERLKYTVEPYGDGVIGVISFDAFYDNGRGISADKDLRRAFSELKKQGNLKGVVLDIRNNGGGFLSQAVKVAGVFIPRGVIAIAKYSNGEIQYSRDIDGSQFYDGPVVVLTSKGSASAAEVIAQALQDYHAAVIVGDEASYGKGSMQFQNITDPKAPHYFKITVGRYYTISGRTPQLEGVKSDVVVQSEYAPYQIGEKYLEYAIPQDHLGFSFTDPKNPLREISSGVDENYLYSSFFPRNRMKWKAMIPQLKENSQKRLANDADYQAFLQKIQALREDKSKGHQMLQGLSDLQMQEAVKIIKDMIAIDELTSK, from the coding sequence ATGAAAAGACTTGGCATGTTTTTTTTCTATTTGAGTCTATTGGTTTCTTCAGCAGTAGATTGTAAATCCCTCTCTTTAAAAGATATACATCCTATTGCTATGCAAATGCTAACCTTTCATGTCGAATACAATGAGCTATCCCCTCTCCTTGTAAGGCGCAGTTTTAAGCTCTATATTCAGCAATTTGATCCGATGCATACCTATTTATTGCAATCTGAAGTGAATGATTATGTGAATATGAGCGATCGTAGGGCTCAGGAGATTGTCCAACGGCTGCTCAATCGAGATTATACCGATTTTGAAAGGCTTAATACGATTATGCAGGGGAGTGTTCAAAGAGCGCGGGATATTCGGGCTAAGGCTCTAAAAACAGTTGAGAGTAAACGATTTCAGGTCAATGAGATCGCAGTGAAGCCCACGACTAGCTATCCAAAATCAGTGACGGAGTTGACGGAAGCGAATCAGCGGCTCATAGAGATGTGGGTCCTTGCTGAGTCAAAAGGCCCTCATTATGACTATTATACTGATGAGGAAAGGCTCAAAGCTTTTCAAATTTGGGAAAGACGCCAGCAAAAGCATGAGAACCCCTACCTTTTTTGTGATAGCAGCGGTCAATCATTGAGCCTTGAAGAGGAAGACCACTATTTCTCCGAACATTATCTTAAAGCCTTTGCAATGAGCTTAGATCCTCATACAATGTTTTTTTCCCGAGAGGAAGTCAATCATATGCGGCTTTCTCTCCATAAACAATTTAAAGGGATAGGCGTTATCATTCGCGAGAGCGGTAAAGGTCCTTATATTGCTGATGTTGTTAAGGGGGGGCCGGCAGATCGATCGAAACGCATCTATTCAGGGGATTTACTGATTGCCATTGATGGAGATCGATTAGAGGCTCTTGAATTTGATCAGATTCTCAAAAAACTGGAAGGAAAAGACTTTACAAAAGTTGTTTTAACCCTGAAAAAACCATCTGATCCTGCTGAATATGAAGTTGTTTTGCGTCGCGAGCAGATCACAATGGATGATGAGCGATTAAAATATACTGTCGAGCCCTACGGAGATGGCGTCATTGGCGTGATTTCATTTGATGCCTTCTATGACAACGGGCGTGGAATCTCAGCTGATAAAGATTTGAGAAGAGCTTTTAGCGAACTTAAGAAACAAGGTAATTTAAAAGGGGTCGTGCTGGATATTCGCAATAATGGCGGGGGATTTTTATCCCAAGCCGTTAAAGTAGCCGGTGTGTTTATCCCCCGTGGAGTCATCGCCATTGCGAAATATTCAAATGGGGAGATTCAATATAGCCGCGATATCGATGGAAGTCAATTTTATGACGGGCCTGTTGTCGTCCTCACCTCCAAGGGATCTGCTTCTGCAGCGGAAGTCATTGCCCAAGCACTGCAAGATTACCATGCTGCCGTGATTGTCGGAGATGAGGCATCTTACGGGAAGGGATCAATGCAGTTTCAAAATATCACCGACCCTAAAGCTCCCCACTATTTTAAAATTACGGTGGGCCGCTACTACACGATATCAGGTAGAACTCCACAGCTCGAAGGCGTTAAATCCGATGTTGTCGTGCAATCCGAATACGCGCCCTATCAAATCGGTGAAAAATATCTCGAATATGCCATCCCTCAAGATCACCTTGGATTTTCATTCACCGATCCTAAAAATCCTCTCCGCGAGATTTCATCCGGTGTTGATGAAAACTATCTCTATTCTTCGTTTTTCCCACGGAATCGGATGAAGTGGAAAGCCATGATCCCACAGCTGAAAGAAAATTCTCAGAAAAGGCTCGCAAATGATGCCGACTACCAAGCTTTTTTGCAGAAAATCCAAGCACTTCGCGAAGATAAATCCAAAGGGCATCAAATGCTCCAGGGACTGAGCGATCTACAAATGCAAGAAGCAGTCAAAATTATCAAAGACATGATCGCTATAGATGAGCTGACCTCAAAATAG
- a CDS encoding class I SAM-dependent methyltransferase — protein sequence MRVPFVTVLFFLTIKLFSYSPEELIEHVQKSLECAIHHKSKLTLPLLQIHGMSSEKNRHFLNNICTLEGINYLEIGVWKGSTFFSALYNNLNINSAVGVENWSLDPHTRDYYFANLKKFKKLLPANLRMIEKNCFKISLKEFKEPIQVYFYDGRHEEEDQRMAFTYFNEILDDVFIAIVDDWNHPPVESGTRIAFKELGYNVHKEWILPARGNGDLELWWNGLYVAVVEKSKNN from the coding sequence ATGAGAGTTCCATTTGTCACTGTCTTGTTTTTCTTAACAATTAAGTTATTTAGTTATTCGCCAGAGGAATTAATAGAGCACGTACAAAAGAGCCTTGAGTGTGCTATTCATCATAAATCAAAGCTTACGCTTCCTCTTTTGCAAATTCACGGGATGTCCTCTGAAAAAAATAGACATTTTCTCAATAATATATGCACTCTTGAAGGGATTAATTATTTAGAAATTGGGGTATGGAAGGGATCTACCTTTTTTTCAGCTTTGTATAATAATCTAAATATCAATAGTGCTGTCGGGGTGGAAAATTGGTCATTGGATCCTCATACCCGGGATTATTATTTTGCAAATCTTAAAAAATTCAAGAAGTTATTACCTGCAAATCTCCGAATGATTGAGAAAAATTGCTTTAAAATTTCCTTGAAGGAATTCAAAGAACCGATTCAAGTATATTTTTATGATGGACGGCATGAAGAAGAAGATCAACGTATGGCGTTTACCTATTTTAATGAAATCTTAGATGATGTGTTTATAGCAATCGTAGATGATTGGAATCATCCTCCCGTTGAGAGTGGAACGCGCATAGCATTTAAAGAATTGGGATATAACGTACATAAAGAGTGGATTCTTCCTGCTCGCGGTAATGGCGATCTTGAGTTGTGGTGGAATGGATTATATGTTGCTGTAGTTGAAAAAAGTAAAAACAACTAA